In the Ctenopharyngodon idella isolate HZGC_01 chromosome 4, HZGC01, whole genome shotgun sequence genome, one interval contains:
- the LOC127511115 gene encoding uncharacterized protein LOC127511115 encodes MNKAKLSGVLETAKLALKVAEYTTSLSQILGAVPTKEIIDQKFVPELLESISELQKDMTKYDQDGRHSLQDVQRLKGELLQIIAQKVSEQFISSCSEHMASLMTNTFKSELNSAAGQALDKVMRRHKTQSFFDDQREKHNKKSTSHKEVEQLSDEDKTKLMQYTEEMCKANQPATALDVYVLTKSNLLNGKGIQLTVVDENGKQLTEERYPGTTKSAGDIKLRVTKSAKATQTSQADAQMYSGHFDIVQDDGRIIGVNSDCQNALYDAVAQATGSNTEDPKKEALILREKVKNEIQKNFESYTPLLILQRGYDFCQKNPRKYDITGGSKKETNVALQEYLQSVNFIRSDKRILIKMYHLGFVGEYNSVQSARRSSENNKGTLNTSHIPPKDSIRLAQTVIEDPNSGSEIKNKNPELYKLISSIKTDNNGLNLIAMEVLGQDHRQALTTGPSSRSQTARKLLADTMISGDVELLLKRCMILNHPRTSQKLREALGESIQSQCHILSDKDIRGYYKAGYRNLVLKYSYMGILDQKQRERLDAWVTQDQHEDTNTAEYSQLLQELK; translated from the exons ATGAATAAAGCGAAACTGTCAGGTGTGCTTGAAACGGCAAAGCTGGCTCTGAAAGTAGCTGAGTACACGACAAGTCTCTCTCAAATATTAGGTGCCGTACCAACAAAAGAGATAATAGACCAGAAATTTGTTCCTGAATTACTGGAGAGCATCAGTGAGCTTCAGAAAGATATGACAAAGTATGACCAAGATGGACGACACAGTTTACAGGATGTACAACGCCTTAAAGGAGAACTTCTACAGATTATTGCTCAGAAAGTTTCTGAGCAATTCATCAGTTCCTGTTCTGAACATATGGCTTCTTTAATGACCAACACATTTAAGAGTGAGTTGAACAGTGCTGCAGGACAGGCGTTAGACAAGGTCATGCGCAGACATAAAACTCAGAGTTTCTTTGATGAccagagagaaaaacacaacaaGAAATCTACGAGCCACAAGGAAGTGGAACAGCTGTCAGATGaggacaaaacaaaactaatgcAGTATACAGAAGAAATGTGCAAAGCCAATCAGCCTGCTACAGCCCTCGATGTGTATGTGCTCACAAAAAGTAACCTGCTGAACGGAAAAGGGATTCAACTCACAGTCGTTgatgaaaatggaaaacagcTCACTGAGGAACGTTACCCAGGAACCACCAAATCAGCAGGCGATATAAAACTGAGAGTAACTAAATCTGCAAAAGCCACACAAACATCACA agcTGATGCACAGATGTACAGCGGCCATTTTGACATTGTCCAGGATGATGGCAGGATAATCGGCGTTAACTCGGATTGTCAGAATGCTCTTTATGATGCTGTAGCTCAAGCAACTGGCAGCAACACAGAAGACCCAAAGAAGGAAGCACTAATTCTACGTGAGAAAGTGAAAAATGAG ATCCAGAAAAACTTTGAATCGTACACACCCCTGCTTATTCTCCAGAGAGGATATGACTTCTGCCAAAAAAACCCTAGGAAATATGACATAACTGGAGGAAGTAAAAAGGAGACGAATGTTGCACTGCAGGAATACTTACAGAGTGTTAATTTCATCAGAAGTGACAAACGGATCCTTATCAAAATGTACCATCTAGGATTTGTTGGTGAATATAACAG TGTTCAAAGTGCTCGGAggtccagtgagaacaacaaagGAACACTCAACACGAGCCATATTCCACCGAAGGACTCCATTAGACTGGCTCAGACGGTCATAGAAGACCCAAACTCAGGGAgtgagattaaaaataaaaacccggAGCTTTATAAACTGATCAGCAGCATAAAGACTGACAACAATGGATTGAACCTGATTGCCATGGAGGTTCTGGGACAAGATCACAGACAAGCTTTAACTACAGGCCCAAGCAGCCGCTCACAGACGGCCAG GAAACTTCTAGCAGACACCATGATTAGTGGAGACGTGGAGCTTCTGCTGAAACGCTGCATGATTCTGAACCACCCGCGTACCTCACAAAAGCTCAGAGAAGCTCTAG GTGAAAGCATTCAGTCTCAGTGTCACATTTTGTCCGATAAAGACATCCGAGGCTACTACAAAGCAGGATACCGAAACCTGGTGTTGAAGTACAGCTACATGGGAATCCTGGATCAGAAGCAGCGTGAGCGTCTGGATGCGTGGGTGACTCAGGACCAGCACGAGGACACCAACACTGCAGAGTACAGCCAGCTTCTGCAggaattaaagtaa